The Fibrobacter sp. UWR4 genome includes the window AAGTCCAAGAATGACGCAAATGCAAAGTCCATTCAGGAATTTCATTTATTCGCAGGTATAGGCGGAGGAATTTACGGAGGTGAACTTCTTGGACATCAATGTTGCGCTGGTGTTGAAATCAGTGAGTTTTGTCAGACGGTTTTGAAGCAACGCCAAAAAGATGGCTGGATGAATGAATTTGAAATTTATGGAGATCTTCGTTCCTTAAACGGCAAAGATTTTAAAGGAAAGTTTGATGTCCTTTGTGGAGGCTTCCCGTGCCAAGCATTCAGTACCGCAGCGCACGGAAAAAATATTGCCGAAAAAAATCTTTGGGACGAAATGTTCAGGTTCGTAAAGGAATCTGATGCGCCTGTAGTATTTGGTGAGAATGTTGTTTTGCGAGCAATAAGTAAAGCGAAAACGGATTTGGAATCTGTTGGGTATAAAGTCAAATTCTGTAGACTGAGTTGTTCTGATTTAGGTGCAGATCATCAGAGAAATCGTTTTTGGCTTTTAGCTGTAAAAGACGATGAAGTGTTTGATCATATTAAAGAACATAT containing:
- a CDS encoding DNA cytosine methyltransferase gives rise to the protein MAKSKNDANAKSIQEFHLFAGIGGGIYGGELLGHQCCAGVEISEFCQTVLKQRQKDGWMNEFEIYGDLRSLNGKDFKGKFDVLCGGFPCQAFSTAAHGKNIAEKNLWDEMFRFVKESDAPVVFGENVVLRAISKAKTDLESVGYKVKFCRLSCSDLGADHQRNRFWLLAVKDDEVFDHIKEHILSLPVFKGKYWNKNPDQLGNEVATTDRREQLKGVGNAQSPFVAASAFRILVNRHIENGNYTEVVSDEEIAKVFEIQKTWIKETFGDEMGLVHTPTTMANYSAPSMMKHQGCRNFKKVFDRPAPKNAEYLMGFPLGASSPEPQGKNNLKKWGA